In a genomic window of Myxococcaceae bacterium JPH2:
- a CDS encoding DUF721 domain-containing protein has protein sequence MASSEPKSIESLLPRVLARLAGESGRARPLTPVWTAAAGPHIARHCTPHVLEGTTLVLTVASAEWAQALTREAASLCERLNERLGEGTVTALAFRLEPR, from the coding sequence ATGGCCAGCAGCGAGCCGAAGTCCATCGAGAGCCTTCTTCCCCGAGTCCTGGCGCGCCTTGCCGGAGAGTCCGGACGCGCCCGTCCGTTGACCCCCGTCTGGACCGCGGCGGCGGGCCCCCACATCGCCCGCCACTGCACCCCGCATGTGCTGGAGGGCACCACCCTGGTGCTGACCGTGGCGAGCGCGGAGTGGGCCCAGGCACTCACCCGCGAGGCAGCGTCCCTGTGCGAGCGCCTGAATGAGCGGCTGGGCGAGGGCACGGTGACGGCGCTGGCATTCCGGCTGGAGCCGCGATGA
- a CDS encoding GGDEF domain-containing protein yields the protein MQKETVITVISKISERPVNLDAALVVIYGLDLGRKHDLAREETLIGRSSKADIQIDQESVSRNHASIRNTRDGVRIQDLGSTNGTFINDEPAATPRELRNGDLVKIGRTIFKYIAGGNIEAAYHDEIYRLTTMDGLTQIYNRRYFDEQLERELSRSRRYERVLSLVLMDIDHFKAVNDTFGHLAGDSVLKQLASTVRTKIRREDVFARYGGEEFGILLPEVSLSGACQLAEKVRLLVEHQRFEFDKQPIPVTVSLGVSVLEPHHREPTDLVRAADERLYEAKQGGRNRSCG from the coding sequence GTGCAGAAGGAGACGGTGATCACCGTCATCTCCAAGATCTCCGAGCGGCCCGTCAATCTGGACGCGGCGCTGGTGGTCATCTACGGCCTGGACCTGGGTCGCAAGCACGACCTGGCGCGCGAGGAGACGCTCATCGGGCGCTCGTCGAAGGCGGACATCCAGATCGATCAGGAGTCAGTGAGCCGCAACCACGCGAGCATCCGCAACACGCGCGACGGCGTGCGCATCCAGGACCTGGGCTCGACGAACGGGACGTTCATCAACGACGAGCCGGCGGCCACGCCGCGAGAGCTGCGGAACGGCGACCTGGTGAAGATTGGCCGCACCATCTTCAAGTACATCGCGGGCGGCAACATCGAGGCGGCGTACCACGACGAGATCTACCGGCTGACCACGATGGACGGCCTCACGCAGATCTACAACCGCCGCTACTTCGACGAGCAGCTGGAGCGCGAGCTGTCACGCAGCCGGCGCTACGAGCGCGTGCTGTCCCTGGTGTTGATGGACATCGACCACTTCAAGGCGGTGAACGACACGTTCGGCCACCTGGCGGGGGACTCGGTGCTCAAGCAGCTGGCCTCCACGGTGCGCACGAAGATTCGCCGCGAGGACGTCTTCGCGCGCTACGGCGGCGAGGAGTTCGGAATCCTCCTGCCGGAGGTGTCGCTGAGCGGCGCGTGCCAGCTCGCCGAGAAGGTGCGGTTGCTGGTGGAGCATCAGCGCTTCGAGTTCGACAAGCAGCCCATCCCCGTCACGGTGTCGCTGGGCGTGTCCGTGCTGGAGCCGCACCACCGCGAGCCCACGGACCTGGTGCGCGCGGCGGATGAGCGGCTCTACGAGGCGAAGCAGGGCGGCCGTAACCGCTCCTGCGGCTGA
- a CDS encoding SDR family oxidoreductase, whose translation MDVTRADKGPMRVAVTGASGEFGKLLLPLLERDPSVERIVVLDVAKPAGDKVEFHRVDLTRHDAEGELTDALNEHAVDALYHLAFLFGPIRSGSMAHELEVVGTMNVLTAAGRARLPRLVVPSLTAAYGARGNNPALLREEAPLQGCPHSRFINDKVEVEGQVMAFRERHPDTRTLVLRFAPLLGRDVDNPVTRLLSRAVVPTLLGYDPLWQALHAEDAARALHLALRANASGAFNIVGRGVLPLSGLIRQAGARPLPLPGPMFRAALHALDMAGAATLPVALLDYMHYSWVADGERAESALGFVPVHHVRDAAAALKRS comes from the coding sequence ATGGACGTGACACGAGCAGACAAGGGCCCGATGCGCGTCGCCGTGACGGGCGCCAGCGGCGAATTCGGCAAGCTGCTGCTCCCGTTGCTGGAGCGCGACCCGAGCGTCGAGCGCATCGTCGTGCTCGATGTGGCGAAGCCCGCGGGCGACAAGGTCGAGTTCCACCGCGTGGACCTCACCCGGCACGACGCGGAGGGCGAGCTGACGGACGCCCTCAACGAGCACGCGGTGGACGCGCTCTACCACCTGGCGTTCCTCTTCGGCCCCATCCGCAGCGGCTCGATGGCGCACGAGTTGGAGGTCGTGGGCACCATGAACGTGCTCACGGCGGCCGGGCGCGCGCGGCTGCCTCGGCTGGTGGTGCCCTCGCTGACGGCCGCGTATGGCGCGCGGGGCAACAACCCCGCCCTGCTGCGCGAGGAAGCCCCGCTCCAGGGCTGCCCGCACAGTCGATTCATCAACGACAAGGTCGAAGTGGAGGGCCAGGTCATGGCCTTCCGCGAGCGGCACCCCGACACGCGCACGCTGGTGCTGCGCTTCGCGCCGCTGCTGGGGCGCGACGTGGACAACCCCGTCACGCGCTTGCTGTCGCGCGCGGTGGTGCCCACCCTGCTGGGGTACGATCCGCTGTGGCAGGCCCTGCACGCGGAGGACGCCGCGCGGGCGCTGCACCTGGCGCTGCGGGCGAACGCGTCGGGCGCGTTCAACATCGTGGGGCGAGGCGTGCTGCCGCTGTCCGGCCTCATCCGTCAGGCGGGTGCCCGCCCGCTCCCCCTGCCCGGCCCGATGTTCCGGGCCGCGCTTCACGCACTGGACATGGCAGGCGCGGCGACGTTGCCGGTGGCCCTGCTCGACTACATGCATTACTCCTGGGTCGCGGATGGAGAGCGCGCCGAGTCGGCGCTGGGCTTCGTCCCCGTCCACCACGTCAGGGATGCCGCTGCGGCGTTGAAGAGGAGCTGA
- a CDS encoding (d)CMP kinase, whose product MSGRPFIVAIDGPAGAGKSTVSKILARRLGFALVDTGAIYRCVALMARREGLAFDDDAGLEALLSRVRIHFQVQGEENHVFLGGQDVSGEIRTPEVSMGASQVSSRPVVRAGLLQLQRRLALEAQVGAILEGRDIGTVVFPDADAKFFLEANPDVRARRRFEELFEKGVESSLEDVLSDQTRRDAADSARTVAPLKAADDAVRVDSSALPLSEVVQTLEEEIRQRMGSRAPAR is encoded by the coding sequence TTGAGCGGGCGGCCATTCATCGTCGCCATCGATGGGCCCGCGGGCGCGGGCAAGTCGACGGTGTCGAAGATCCTGGCGCGTCGGCTGGGCTTCGCGCTCGTCGACACAGGGGCCATCTATCGCTGCGTGGCGCTGATGGCCCGTCGCGAGGGGCTGGCGTTCGACGACGACGCGGGCCTGGAGGCCCTGCTCTCACGCGTGCGCATCCACTTCCAGGTGCAGGGCGAAGAGAACCACGTGTTCCTGGGTGGCCAGGACGTCTCCGGGGAGATCCGCACGCCGGAGGTCTCCATGGGGGCGTCGCAGGTGTCCAGCCGGCCCGTGGTGCGCGCGGGGCTCTTGCAGCTCCAGCGTCGCCTGGCGCTGGAGGCCCAGGTGGGCGCCATCCTCGAGGGGCGCGACATCGGGACGGTGGTGTTCCCGGACGCTGACGCCAAGTTCTTCCTGGAAGCCAACCCGGATGTGCGCGCGCGTCGCCGCTTCGAGGAACTCTTCGAGAAGGGCGTGGAGAGCAGCCTGGAGGATGTGCTGTCGGATCAGACGCGGCGCGATGCCGCGGACTCCGCGCGCACGGTGGCGCCGCTGAAGGCCGCGGACGACGCGGTGCGCGTGGACTCCAGCGCGCTGCCTCTCTCCGAGGTCGTGCAGACGCTGGAGGAGGAGATCCGCCAGCGCATGGGCTCGCGCGCTCCGGCGCGCTGA
- a CDS encoding CAP domain-containing protein, giving the protein MIALALLSAVLTAAPAPDTPQAMEARASAHVVTEFERIGRRAPVPDSSLGAAARRLAREALTLYPSGAPDLFTLTDAVSDSGAADPSPRTLVIRAWAHAHAIETFEARQDFNEEHASHYGLGVAFDDARAVIVLLLVDRKVELQPFPRIIAADKAARTLCARWSVPMRTPEIYITRPDGEVERASLMPRASSGPTFCSRLTFDSPGTYTVEVVGNGDAGPEVAALFLTDLGPRKQRDDREPTREPTTVEDARRVLYERVNALRRAFRLSELTPDPALEQVAQRYSARMGHEGFFAHVAPDGSSLTSRLQGSRYVRAGENLGQASGPLAAHFGIEHSPGHRKNLLDPSFHFMGVGVTFQDLGGRKQAIVTEVFTTASPGAPEPVDPLADAYDTLMRHRSALKLPPMARSEVLERLARQHAQRALELDQPSAQPGEAPLHERVFAVLPDAGTAAVDFYVVGDPSAIPDSRSLADATNNRVGVGVVRGDSKRFGRGQYWVAVIYAAVP; this is encoded by the coding sequence ATGATCGCACTGGCGCTCTTGAGCGCGGTGCTCACCGCGGCGCCCGCGCCGGACACGCCGCAGGCGATGGAGGCACGCGCCTCCGCGCACGTGGTGACCGAGTTCGAGCGCATCGGTCGCCGGGCCCCCGTTCCCGACTCGAGCCTGGGCGCCGCGGCCCGCCGGCTCGCGCGCGAGGCCCTCACCCTCTACCCGTCGGGCGCGCCGGACCTGTTCACCCTCACGGACGCGGTCAGCGACTCGGGCGCGGCGGACCCATCACCGCGCACGCTCGTCATCCGAGCCTGGGCACACGCCCACGCCATCGAGACCTTCGAGGCGCGGCAGGACTTCAACGAGGAGCACGCCTCTCACTACGGCCTGGGCGTGGCCTTCGACGACGCGCGCGCCGTCATCGTCCTGCTGCTGGTGGACCGCAAGGTGGAGCTGCAGCCCTTCCCGCGAATCATCGCGGCGGACAAGGCCGCGCGCACGCTGTGCGCTCGCTGGAGCGTGCCGATGCGCACGCCCGAGATCTACATCACCCGCCCCGACGGAGAGGTGGAGCGCGCGAGCCTCATGCCCCGCGCGAGCAGCGGCCCCACGTTCTGCTCGCGCCTCACGTTCGACTCACCCGGCACCTACACCGTGGAGGTGGTGGGCAACGGCGACGCCGGCCCCGAGGTGGCGGCGCTGTTCCTCACCGACCTGGGGCCTCGCAAGCAGCGCGACGACCGCGAGCCCACCCGCGAGCCCACCACCGTCGAGGACGCTCGCCGAGTCCTGTACGAGCGGGTGAACGCCCTGCGCCGCGCGTTCCGACTGTCGGAGCTGACCCCGGACCCGGCGCTGGAGCAGGTGGCGCAGCGCTACAGCGCGCGCATGGGCCACGAGGGCTTCTTCGCGCACGTGGCGCCGGACGGCTCCTCGCTCACGTCGCGATTGCAGGGCTCGCGCTACGTCCGCGCGGGAGAGAACCTGGGCCAGGCCTCGGGACCTCTCGCGGCGCACTTCGGCATCGAGCACAGCCCGGGTCACCGCAAGAACCTGCTGGACCCCTCTTTCCACTTCATGGGCGTGGGCGTGACGTTCCAAGACCTCGGTGGGCGGAAGCAGGCCATCGTGACGGAGGTCTTCACCACGGCTTCGCCCGGCGCGCCGGAGCCGGTGGATCCGCTCGCGGACGCCTACGACACGCTCATGCGCCACCGCAGCGCGCTGAAGCTGCCCCCGATGGCGCGCAGCGAGGTGCTGGAGCGACTCGCACGGCAGCATGCCCAGCGCGCGCTGGAGCTGGACCAGCCCTCGGCCCAGCCAGGCGAGGCGCCCCTGCACGAGCGCGTCTTCGCGGTGCTCCCCGACGCGGGAACAGCGGCGGTGGACTTCTACGTGGTGGGAGATCCGAGCGCGATTCCAGACTCGCGAAGCCTCGCGGACGCGACCAACAACCGGGTCGGCGTGGGAGTGGTGCGAGGAGACTCGAAGCGCTTCGGGCGAGGTCAGTACTGGGTGGCCGTCATCTACGCCGCGGTGCCATGA
- a CDS encoding transglycosylase SLT domain-containing protein, with protein MRWSGLVAGLVATTALGQSPATLEAVRLHRPDAAAVARAELDACVTARCPDAGRMALLAGTLALSDGRAAEARDLLAARSPPALLAPFHAFYLGQARFYSGDPAGAAKDFERALKVAPPALAARARARLGEALLDAGQAARAAPVLESAAAAEPGPELLYERAQARRAIGNTAGERADLKSVALRYPNHPYADQALVRLAEFKPATPLNLAEHMQRAKGLLDAGAPARALDELTAAETAHLLTAAPARAQAALLRAQASFALGKPADAEQALAVARKGPPTVAAEAALVVARRMLRTDDNVQARALMAALDKGWPTLPAGEEGGFFTGWLDLQGGRFADAAKSFAAYEKRYPRSRRRDEGMWFRAFAHIRQEQHAEARKALEALVAAYPKSALMPQARYWLARTQELAGANAAVVGPAYESVIAAAPASFYALLATERLRALGRTPPAAFPEPPRQLTVPRPPELELAVALTEAGLFRDAADEVRVRAAGLRTADEALPFVHALLQLGEFGHAHTVAARYLWGRAFGAREPDALAAFYPRAFASAVEAEATRQSLDPFLVWAIMRRESTFRPEVMSAADARGLMQIIPPTATAIALKMAEPAPAPADLFAPERNIRYGAWYLAQLMKRFAHPALAAAAYNAGPKAAAKWVQEKGSLPLDLFVESIPFRETRGYVKQVMADLFLYHAFYGSDAAGTTRLSLAVPAASAEGVSF; from the coding sequence ATGCGTTGGAGCGGGTTGGTGGCGGGGCTGGTGGCGACTACGGCCCTGGGGCAATCCCCTGCCACCTTGGAGGCAGTTCGCCTGCACCGACCTGACGCGGCGGCTGTGGCCCGGGCTGAACTGGACGCCTGTGTGACCGCCCGCTGCCCGGACGCGGGCCGGATGGCCTTGCTGGCCGGCACGCTCGCCCTCTCGGACGGCCGCGCGGCGGAAGCACGGGACCTGCTCGCGGCCCGGTCCCCGCCCGCCCTCCTGGCCCCCTTCCATGCCTTCTACCTGGGTCAGGCGCGCTTCTATTCGGGGGACCCCGCCGGCGCCGCGAAGGACTTCGAGCGCGCGCTGAAGGTCGCCCCGCCCGCCCTGGCGGCCCGCGCCCGTGCCCGCCTGGGCGAGGCCCTGCTGGATGCCGGACAGGCCGCGCGCGCCGCGCCGGTGCTGGAGTCCGCCGCCGCGGCGGAGCCCGGCCCGGAGCTGCTCTACGAGCGCGCCCAGGCCCGCCGCGCCATCGGCAACACCGCGGGCGAGCGCGCGGACCTGAAGTCCGTGGCGCTGCGCTATCCCAATCACCCCTACGCGGACCAGGCCCTCGTTCGCCTGGCGGAGTTCAAGCCCGCCACGCCCCTCAACCTCGCGGAGCACATGCAGCGCGCGAAGGGGCTCCTGGACGCCGGAGCGCCGGCGCGGGCCCTGGACGAGCTGACCGCCGCCGAGACCGCGCACCTGCTGACCGCCGCACCAGCGCGCGCCCAGGCCGCGCTGCTGCGCGCCCAGGCCAGCTTCGCGCTGGGCAAGCCCGCGGACGCGGAGCAGGCGCTCGCGGTGGCGCGCAAGGGCCCGCCCACGGTGGCCGCCGAGGCCGCGCTGGTCGTCGCCCGCCGCATGCTGCGCACAGATGACAACGTGCAGGCGCGCGCGCTCATGGCCGCGCTGGACAAGGGCTGGCCCACCCTGCCCGCGGGAGAAGAAGGCGGCTTCTTCACCGGCTGGTTGGACTTGCAAGGCGGGCGCTTCGCCGACGCGGCGAAGTCCTTCGCGGCCTACGAGAAGCGCTACCCGCGTTCGCGCCGACGCGACGAAGGCATGTGGTTCCGCGCCTTCGCGCACATCCGCCAGGAGCAGCACGCGGAGGCGCGCAAGGCGCTGGAGGCGCTCGTCGCGGCCTACCCCAAGTCCGCGCTGATGCCGCAGGCGCGCTACTGGCTGGCGCGCACGCAGGAGCTCGCCGGCGCGAACGCGGCGGTGGTCGGCCCGGCCTACGAGTCCGTCATCGCGGCGGCGCCCGCGTCGTTCTACGCGCTGCTCGCCACCGAGCGCCTGCGCGCGCTCGGTCGCACGCCCCCAGCGGCCTTCCCCGAGCCACCGCGCCAGCTCACCGTGCCCCGCCCTCCGGAGCTGGAGCTGGCCGTGGCGCTGACGGAGGCGGGACTCTTCCGAGATGCGGCGGACGAGGTGCGCGTGCGCGCGGCGGGACTTCGCACGGCGGACGAGGCCCTGCCCTTCGTCCACGCCTTGCTCCAACTCGGCGAGTTCGGCCACGCGCACACGGTGGCCGCTCGCTACCTGTGGGGCCGCGCCTTCGGTGCGCGCGAGCCCGATGCGCTCGCGGCCTTCTATCCCCGCGCGTTCGCTTCGGCGGTGGAGGCGGAGGCGACGCGGCAGTCGCTGGATCCGTTCCTCGTGTGGGCCATCATGCGGCGCGAGAGCACGTTCCGTCCGGAAGTCATGAGCGCGGCGGATGCGCGCGGGCTGATGCAGATCATCCCGCCCACCGCCACCGCCATCGCCCTGAAGATGGCGGAGCCCGCGCCCGCGCCCGCCGACCTCTTCGCTCCCGAGCGCAACATCCGCTACGGCGCGTGGTACCTGGCGCAGCTCATGAAGCGCTTCGCGCACCCGGCCCTGGCCGCCGCCGCGTACAACGCGGGCCCCAAGGCCGCCGCGAAGTGGGTGCAGGAGAAGGGCTCGCTGCCGTTGGATCTCTTCGTCGAGTCCATCCCGTTCCGGGAGACGCGCGGCTACGTGAAGCAGGTGATGGCGGACCTGTTCCTCTACCACGCGTTCTACGGCTCGGATGCGGCGGGCACCACGCGACTGTCGCTCGCGGTGCCCGCGGCGTCCGCGGAAGGCGTGAGCTTCTGA
- a CDS encoding acyltransferase family protein, producing MAKGVLGNDPFQRGAASRQPEATDARKPAEEKKPAAKKAKASGKPTKQVAAAKATKSRQPPAASAKKASAKAREQSAPPVTPEPVADEALPLREPAAPVTPRSAPPARPPVLADDAAQRTEENRRVDRALTEALAAEVAEAAAAAAVDEALQGRKEANQDVDRVLATELAAGMAEAAVREVLDQDSGTSPNRARELAATVAAQVAGAAGGPAVDEVLEQHAGRGPLERGADSRAPLASDDYEGHLEDEDDEDEGAWGHDAWGQDADADEEELLPTSEEVAAMEEELELAASVTRDEFPSQHRAGLSLVPPVEGAQTESFSEGEFGTEPERPHTSRAGGMFALAREIAGQALASEGLGRAMGAMQGLVEAVRTGLGSSGGTRVDEYGKDAALVENLQPVLDFLYGPYWRVSVQGAEMVPSGAAILVANHSGALPYDGLVLAQAITRERPDLREPRWLVEDQVFHAPMLGTLFNRLGAVRACPENALRLLDEQRPVVVFPEGYQGLSKPFAERYRLKRFGRGGFVKLALRTGAPIVPVAIVGAEETSPLLGRIPASFLGLPYLPLMPGPLPLPAKWSIRFGEPIDLGDLAPESAEDLGEVQRLTERTRESIQGMIQALLRERRSVFAG from the coding sequence ATGGCGAAGGGTGTCCTCGGGAATGATCCGTTCCAGCGCGGCGCGGCCTCCCGCCAGCCGGAGGCCACGGACGCACGCAAGCCCGCCGAGGAGAAGAAGCCCGCGGCGAAGAAGGCCAAGGCCTCGGGCAAGCCAACGAAGCAGGTCGCGGCCGCCAAGGCGACGAAGTCCCGTCAGCCCCCCGCGGCCTCCGCGAAGAAGGCCAGCGCGAAGGCGCGTGAGCAGTCCGCCCCGCCCGTCACTCCGGAGCCCGTCGCCGACGAGGCCCTGCCCCTGCGCGAGCCCGCGGCGCCCGTCACGCCTCGCAGCGCCCCGCCCGCCCGTCCCCCCGTGCTGGCGGACGACGCGGCCCAGCGCACCGAGGAGAATCGCCGGGTGGACCGCGCGCTGACGGAGGCGCTCGCCGCCGAGGTGGCCGAGGCCGCCGCGGCCGCCGCCGTGGACGAAGCGCTCCAGGGTCGCAAGGAAGCCAATCAGGACGTGGACCGCGTGCTGGCCACGGAGCTGGCGGCGGGCATGGCCGAGGCCGCCGTGCGCGAGGTGTTGGACCAGGACTCCGGCACGAGCCCGAACCGGGCCCGGGAGCTGGCGGCCACCGTCGCCGCCCAGGTCGCGGGCGCGGCGGGCGGGCCGGCGGTGGACGAGGTGCTGGAGCAGCACGCCGGCCGAGGCCCCCTGGAGCGTGGCGCCGACAGCCGCGCGCCGCTGGCGTCGGATGACTACGAGGGCCACCTCGAGGACGAAGACGACGAGGACGAGGGCGCGTGGGGTCACGACGCCTGGGGTCAGGACGCCGACGCGGACGAAGAAGAGCTGCTCCCCACGTCGGAGGAAGTCGCGGCGATGGAGGAGGAGCTGGAGCTGGCGGCCAGCGTCACGCGGGACGAGTTCCCATCGCAGCACCGCGCGGGCCTGTCCCTCGTGCCCCCCGTGGAGGGCGCGCAGACGGAGTCCTTCTCCGAGGGCGAGTTCGGCACCGAGCCGGAGCGTCCGCACACCTCCCGCGCGGGAGGAATGTTCGCGCTGGCCCGGGAGATCGCCGGACAGGCGCTCGCGAGCGAGGGACTGGGCCGCGCCATGGGCGCCATGCAGGGCCTCGTGGAAGCGGTGCGCACCGGGCTGGGCTCCAGCGGTGGCACGCGCGTGGACGAGTACGGCAAGGACGCCGCGCTGGTGGAGAACCTCCAGCCGGTGCTCGACTTCCTCTACGGCCCGTACTGGCGCGTGTCCGTGCAGGGCGCGGAGATGGTGCCCTCGGGCGCGGCCATCCTGGTGGCCAATCACTCCGGCGCCCTGCCCTATGACGGGCTCGTGTTGGCGCAGGCCATCACCCGGGAGCGCCCGGATCTGCGCGAGCCGCGCTGGCTCGTCGAGGATCAGGTCTTCCACGCGCCGATGCTGGGCACCCTGTTCAACCGGCTGGGCGCCGTGCGCGCCTGCCCGGAGAACGCGCTGCGCTTGCTCGATGAGCAGCGCCCCGTGGTCGTCTTCCCCGAGGGCTACCAGGGCCTGAGCAAGCCCTTCGCGGAGCGCTACCGCCTCAAGCGCTTCGGGCGCGGCGGCTTCGTGAAGCTGGCGCTGCGCACGGGGGCGCCCATCGTCCCGGTGGCCATCGTGGGCGCGGAGGAGACCTCACCGCTGCTGGGCCGCATCCCCGCCAGCTTCCTGGGCCTGCCCTACCTGCCGCTCATGCCCGGCCCGCTGCCGCTGCCCGCCAAGTGGAGCATCCGGTTCGGCGAGCCCATCGACCTGGGAGACCTGGCGCCCGAATCCGCCGAGGACCTGGGCGAGGTACAGCGCCTCACCGAGCGCACGCGCGAGTCCATCCAGGGGATGATCCAAGCCCTGCTGCGCGAGCGCCGCTCCGTGTTCGCGGGGTGA
- a CDS encoding carboxypeptidase regulatory-like domain-containing protein has protein sequence MSPLRLLAPVTGVALVVLCLSLGCASGEEGSPKVPGGSPVGGPCSVDQDCGDPALFICNTAVSRCEAACRVDADCGAKRRGQAVLPQCEANRLGCRCDASRCVAALCSVDADCPLPSEVCRDGQCGSAPALSLATTCQVVPDVVVGRPGTPVRFSVWVLDAAGQPVVPREPPTWVARSERVQGGGQGLTATFVLGTPGAESEAVGVSLGSASCSARVTVLTSKIPTGGIRVRVADELTGRAIPGAVVSVSNGQGGELDRATTDAAGLTWVAATGEVTVSAFHPDFGYLTVAGYDTQGLRDLVLPLRRNPRDTYGGARGVVRDVVFPFAEATPLLALGLTGLSAPGLPAEVDPVQLLGPARGASTSSALESLPQGGFVMSAAGESPELSAPGVAGVCDASLAGVLFPEEAVRAGACGTRTGWALTGQVPRSEVLGSMLSPVADPLALLIRALPAPSRFHSTVVRDVQFRVVPTPGAGTATPNMSDVSHFARVSYAFQQVPLAFPFVVRFPPLPRVRGAYLDRAFALATVTAPGRGVVPMGMGAALNRAPADPNTDTQDGLSGPGLVRLRMAPAHHGLEGQPYRLVAMASSGGVLGESTVGSATSTVVASLDAPRFDPSGARPVALGMDFLAPPEGALYNGTLDTIGGLEARELRLGTPVVGATLLRAVFTNRAGHRWTVLMDPRRAAQGVRLPRPPAEFEDRTFWGDLPASSANFALHALVVRGPDGAPLGASSLAEADGSDLERLSELTQALSTLDYGITATVVRVAPAGTPSEDLVPVASSPEARP, from the coding sequence ATGTCTCCGCTCCGCCTGCTGGCGCCCGTCACGGGTGTCGCCCTCGTCGTCCTGTGCCTCTCACTCGGCTGTGCGTCGGGGGAGGAGGGGTCGCCCAAGGTTCCCGGGGGCTCTCCGGTCGGGGGCCCGTGCTCGGTGGATCAGGACTGTGGCGATCCCGCGCTCTTCATCTGCAACACGGCGGTGTCCCGCTGCGAGGCGGCGTGCCGCGTGGACGCGGACTGTGGCGCGAAGCGCCGAGGCCAGGCGGTCCTGCCCCAGTGCGAGGCGAATCGCCTGGGGTGTCGCTGCGACGCGAGCCGCTGTGTCGCCGCGCTGTGCTCGGTGGATGCCGACTGTCCGCTGCCGTCCGAGGTGTGCCGCGATGGTCAGTGCGGCTCGGCGCCGGCCCTCTCGCTGGCGACCACGTGCCAGGTCGTGCCCGACGTGGTGGTGGGCCGGCCGGGCACGCCCGTGCGCTTCTCGGTCTGGGTGTTGGACGCGGCGGGGCAGCCGGTGGTGCCGCGAGAGCCGCCCACCTGGGTGGCTCGCTCCGAGCGGGTGCAGGGCGGAGGGCAGGGGCTGACCGCGACCTTCGTGCTGGGCACGCCGGGCGCCGAGTCCGAGGCGGTGGGCGTCTCGCTGGGCTCGGCCTCCTGCTCCGCGCGCGTCACGGTGCTGACGTCGAAGATTCCGACCGGTGGGATTCGCGTGCGCGTGGCCGACGAGCTGACGGGGCGCGCCATCCCCGGCGCCGTGGTGTCCGTGTCGAACGGGCAGGGCGGTGAGCTGGATCGGGCGACGACGGACGCGGCGGGCCTGACGTGGGTGGCGGCCACGGGCGAGGTGACGGTGTCCGCGTTCCATCCGGATTTTGGCTACCTGACCGTCGCGGGCTACGACACGCAGGGGCTGCGCGACCTGGTGCTCCCGCTGCGACGCAACCCCCGCGACACCTATGGCGGGGCCCGGGGCGTGGTCCGCGACGTGGTGTTCCCCTTCGCGGAGGCGACGCCGCTGCTGGCGCTGGGGCTGACGGGGCTGTCCGCGCCGGGGCTGCCCGCGGAGGTGGATCCGGTGCAGCTCCTGGGGCCCGCGCGAGGCGCCAGCACGAGCAGCGCGCTCGAATCGTTGCCTCAGGGTGGCTTCGTCATGTCCGCCGCGGGTGAGTCCCCCGAGCTGAGCGCGCCAGGTGTCGCGGGCGTGTGCGACGCATCCCTCGCCGGCGTGCTGTTCCCCGAGGAGGCGGTCCGCGCGGGGGCCTGTGGCACGCGCACCGGCTGGGCGCTGACGGGGCAGGTGCCGCGTTCCGAGGTGCTGGGGAGCATGCTGAGCCCGGTGGCGGATCCGCTCGCGCTGCTCATCCGCGCGCTGCCTGCGCCCTCGCGCTTCCACTCCACCGTGGTGCGCGACGTGCAGTTCCGGGTCGTGCCCACGCCCGGGGCAGGCACGGCGACTCCCAACATGAGCGATGTGTCGCACTTCGCTCGGGTGTCGTACGCCTTCCAGCAGGTGCCCCTGGCCTTCCCCTTCGTGGTGCGCTTCCCGCCGCTGCCTCGCGTGCGCGGCGCCTATCTGGACCGCGCGTTCGCGCTCGCCACGGTGACGGCGCCGGGGCGGGGCGTGGTGCCAATGGGAATGGGCGCGGCGCTGAACCGCGCGCCGGCGGACCCGAACACCGATACCCAGGATGGACTGTCTGGCCCTGGTCTGGTGCGCCTGCGCATGGCGCCCGCGCACCACGGTTTGGAGGGACAGCCGTACCGGCTCGTGGCCATGGCCTCGTCCGGAGGCGTGCTGGGAGAGAGCACGGTCGGATCCGCCACCAGCACGGTGGTGGCTTCGCTGGATGCGCCCCGGTTCGATCCCTCGGGGGCTCGCCCGGTGGCGCTGGGGATGGACTTCCTCGCTCCACCCGAGGGCGCGCTCTACAACGGCACCCTCGACACGATCGGCGGCCTGGAAGCGCGCGAGCTGCGACTGGGCACGCCCGTGGTCGGGGCCACGTTGCTCCGAGCCGTCTTCACCAATCGCGCGGGCCATCGGTGGACGGTGCTGATGGATCCGCGGCGCGCGGCCCAGGGCGTCCGACTGCCTCGCCCGCCCGCCGAGTTCGAGGACCGCACGTTCTGGGGGGACTTGCCCGCCAGTTCCGCGAACTTCGCCCTGCATGCCCTGGTCGTGCGTGGACCGGACGGTGCGCCGCTGGGTGCGTCCTCGCTGGCCGAGGCGGATGGCTCCGACCTGGAGCGCCTCTCTGAACTCACCCAGGCCCTCTCGACGCTCGACTATGGAATCACCGCGACCGTGGTGAGAGTCGCCCCGGCGGGGACTCCTTCCGAGGACCTCGTCCCCGTCGCCTCGAGCCCGGAGGCACGGCCATGA